CCTTTATTTCGAACCCATACCTCAACCTTATCGCCTACACTCAACTGTTGAAAATTAATCTCCGGCCCCTCCCCAAGAAGGACTGATTGTAGCAACTTTATCACCTGGCTGTAATTTTTGTGGTTTTGTTAACACACACTACCCATCCCTTTCCAGCTAGCTTAAGTGGTCCTTGAGTTTATGTACAACGATACTAGATTTATATAATGATAATTATTTCAAAATTCTTCATGTTTCTCAATATGTTTTGAGTAACTAAAGCTCAAGGCGCCCGGGTAGCGACGTACAAACGGTATGTTCTTTAAAAAAGGCCAAATCATTGAATGATTTGGCCTTTTTCGTATAGCCAGCTCCCATTACTACGTCAGAGCTGTCTTCACTTCTTCTTTGAATTGCCTCATTTTATTTTTAATGACCGAGGTATCTGCAAAATAATCATGGATTCCTTGATAACGTTTCGTAAACAAGACAACGAGATAAGGAAGTCCTAAGAATGCCATACTAATATATCTCCCGATGCATTCCCTGAATATAACCTGTTTTGTGGACAGAGCCGAACCGATAAGTGACTCAACGGATAGCCCCATAATCATCTTCCCTAATGTTGCTCTGAAGAAATAGGTCAATAGAATAAAATAAGCAAAGAATATAATAGACGTCGTAATGTTGGATGCACTAAATAGATTGATCCACAATTTTGCTTCTGACAAATTCATTAGATTCAACAGTGGCCTCGTTACAATGGTGTTGATACTCCAAATAACAATTAAGTCAATCAAGTAGGCTATAAAACGAGGGAAGAACCCAGCATAGACTACTTTATGGATAGCACCAATATGAGAGGATACTGTTTCATGTAATGGATGAGATGTGTCATTTTGTTCAAATGTATCCATCTTTCTTCCTCCTTAATCGGTATATAGGTACATCATTGTAGGCCCTTGGCGATCTTGTATCATCTCTTGAATCCACTTCACTTCACTATTTGGTAGGAAGCTTTTTACGTTAAAAGGAAGCCCAAACATATATGGATTACGAGGCTTAAACTCAAATACTTGAGGATCACCACCGATTTCTTCTTTCAATGCTGATAAAGCATCTTCCTCAAATCCTAATTCATCGATTAAACCGTTATCTAAGGCCTGCTTACCAGAGTAAATCCGTCCATCAGCTAAGTCCTTCACTTTGCTTTCCGACATATCCCGTCCGTTTTTAATTACATTCACAAAGTCTTGATAAGAATCGTCTACTAACGATTGAAGGATATCGCGATCTTCCTGCGTCATTT
Above is a window of Pontibacillus yanchengensis DNA encoding:
- a CDS encoding RDD family protein; protein product: MDTFEQNDTSHPLHETVSSHIGAIHKVVYAGFFPRFIAYLIDLIVIWSINTIVTRPLLNLMNLSEAKLWINLFSASNITTSIIFFAYFILLTYFFRATLGKMIMGLSVESLIGSALSTKQVIFRECIGRYISMAFLGLPYLVVLFTKRYQGIHDYFADTSVIKNKMRQFKEEVKTALT